In Gallaecimonas xiamenensis 3-C-1, the following proteins share a genomic window:
- a CDS encoding NAD(P)H-dependent oxidoreductase, giving the protein MKCLVVVCHPLQGSLCHYLANQTVAHLAAKGYQVEVLDLYEKGFDPRLTQQERQSYYQGQFDGRALAEELDQLTQAQSLVLIFPTWWFGFPAMLKGWFDRVWAPGHAYHHAADLGAIQPGLGNLKEVKVVTTLGSPWWVDTFVLWRPVKRVLKLALLGACAKGCKLDMLSFYKSESAAPARVERFVQKIKQRF; this is encoded by the coding sequence ATGAAGTGCTTGGTTGTTGTATGCCACCCGTTGCAGGGCAGTCTTTGCCATTATCTGGCGAACCAGACCGTGGCGCATCTGGCTGCCAAAGGCTACCAGGTCGAGGTGTTGGATCTCTATGAGAAGGGGTTTGACCCCAGGCTGACCCAGCAGGAGAGGCAGAGCTACTATCAGGGCCAGTTTGATGGCCGTGCCTTGGCAGAGGAGCTTGACCAACTAACCCAGGCCCAGAGCCTGGTGCTGATCTTCCCCACCTGGTGGTTTGGCTTTCCGGCCATGCTCAAAGGCTGGTTTGACCGGGTTTGGGCGCCTGGCCATGCCTACCACCATGCCGCAGATTTAGGTGCCATCCAGCCGGGCCTTGGCAACCTCAAGGAGGTCAAGGTGGTGACTACCCTGGGATCTCCTTGGTGGGTGGACACCTTTGTACTGTGGCGGCCGGTAAAAAGGGTGCTCAAACTTGCCCTGCTGGGAGCCTGTGCCAAGGGCTGCAAGCTGGACATGCTGTCGTTTTACAAGAGTGAAAGCGCTGCCCCGGCCCGGGTCGAGCGATTTGTCCAAAAAATCAAACAGCGCTTTTAA
- a CDS encoding VWA domain-containing protein, whose translation MDANPSPLNDSAENERRWRLVLGTDEPQSALAAQDQRLMQALNALYDGDGSGGGKGRGSLGRSAPKVSRWLGDIREFFPTSVVQVMQRDAFERLGLKQMLLEPEFLAAMEADVHLVADLVSLRSAMPEQTLDTARQVIAKVVAQLMEKLERKTAESVRGAINKSKRTFRPRFNDIDWGRTISANLRHYQQQYQTVIPEKLVGFMRQNRRVVDLDEVILCVDQSGSMATSVVYSAIFAAVMASLPGVRTQLVCFDTAIVDMTDDLADPVSVLFGVQLGGGTDINQAVAYCQAKIERPAKTHLILITDLFEGGNEEELKARVARLIGNDVNVITLLALSDDGRPAYDSQLAADFAAMGSPVFACTPDQFPDLMATALRREDVQAWAAAQDIKTVRADPDALKG comes from the coding sequence ATGGACGCAAACCCCTCACCCCTGAATGACAGCGCCGAGAACGAGCGCCGCTGGCGACTGGTGCTGGGCACCGACGAACCCCAGTCGGCCCTGGCGGCTCAGGACCAACGTTTGATGCAGGCCCTCAACGCCCTGTACGACGGTGACGGCAGCGGCGGCGGCAAAGGCCGGGGGTCCCTAGGCCGCTCTGCCCCCAAGGTGTCCCGCTGGCTGGGGGATATTCGCGAGTTCTTCCCCACCAGCGTGGTGCAGGTGATGCAGCGCGACGCCTTTGAACGCTTGGGCCTCAAGCAAATGCTGCTGGAGCCGGAATTTCTGGCCGCCATGGAAGCCGACGTGCACCTGGTGGCGGACCTTGTCAGCCTGCGTTCGGCCATGCCGGAACAGACCCTGGACACGGCCCGCCAGGTTATCGCCAAGGTGGTGGCCCAGCTGATGGAGAAACTGGAACGCAAGACCGCCGAGTCGGTGCGGGGCGCCATCAACAAGTCCAAGCGCACCTTCAGGCCCCGCTTCAATGACATCGATTGGGGCCGCACCATCAGTGCCAACCTGCGCCACTATCAGCAGCAGTACCAGACGGTGATCCCGGAAAAGCTGGTGGGGTTTATGCGCCAGAACCGGCGGGTGGTGGACCTGGATGAGGTCATCCTCTGTGTGGACCAATCCGGCTCCATGGCCACCTCAGTGGTCTACAGCGCCATTTTTGCCGCCGTGATGGCCTCTTTGCCGGGGGTGCGCACCCAGTTGGTGTGTTTTGACACCGCTATCGTCGATATGACCGACGATCTGGCCGACCCGGTCAGCGTGCTGTTCGGGGTGCAATTGGGGGGCGGCACCGACATCAACCAGGCGGTGGCTTACTGCCAGGCCAAGATAGAGCGCCCCGCTAAAACCCACCTCATCCTGATAACCGACCTCTTCGAGGGCGGCAATGAGGAGGAGCTCAAAGCCCGGGTGGCCCGGCTTATCGGTAACGATGTCAACGTCATCACCCTGCTGGCCCTGAGCGACGACGGCCGCCCCGCCTACGACAGCCAACTGGCCGCCGATTTTGCCGCCATGGGCTCACCCGTCTTTGCCTGCACCCCGGACCAATTTCCAGACTTGATGGCAACGGCCCTGCGTCGCGAAGACGTGCAGGCCTGGGCGGCGGCGCAGGACATTAAAACCGTCAGGGCCGACCCCGACGCCCTCAAGGGCTAA
- a CDS encoding LysE family translocator, translating to MHEYVFILPIMLFLLLGVMSPGPSFLLVAQTAMSRSRTEAMGVAIGMGLGATLFAVVACYGLFALIAMVPWLYALLKVIGGVYLCFLAIKMWKSAGQDTPGRTALSSRAGFLKMLFAGFITQVSNPKTALVFGSAFAAFLPKEVPDYSVLIVSVSALLIDSGWYIIVAMLLSTPGAQAAYGKFKKHLCRLAGGFMAAMGVKLFLTQP from the coding sequence ATGCATGAGTATGTTTTTATCCTTCCTATTATGTTGTTCTTGCTGTTAGGGGTGATGAGCCCAGGGCCCAGTTTTCTTTTGGTGGCGCAAACTGCGATGTCGAGGTCCCGTACTGAGGCCATGGGGGTGGCGATTGGAATGGGGCTAGGGGCGACGTTGTTCGCGGTGGTCGCCTGTTATGGGCTGTTTGCCTTGATTGCCATGGTGCCTTGGTTATATGCCCTACTTAAAGTGATCGGCGGTGTCTACTTGTGCTTTCTGGCAATAAAGATGTGGAAATCCGCCGGGCAAGATACCCCAGGCCGCACAGCCCTAAGTTCCAGGGCTGGGTTTTTGAAGATGCTGTTTGCTGGGTTCATTACTCAAGTCAGTAATCCTAAAACAGCACTGGTATTTGGTAGCGCTTTTGCGGCTTTTTTGCCCAAAGAGGTACCGGATTATTCGGTCTTGATTGTCAGCGTATCGGCTTTGCTGATTGACTCGGGCTGGTACATTATCGTAGCTATGCTGTTGTCCACCCCTGGTGCCCAGGCGGCTTATGGGAAATTCAAGAAGCATCTTTGCCGGCTTGCCGGCGGCTTTATGGCTGCCATGGGTGTAAAGCTCTTTTTAACCCAGCCGTGA
- a CDS encoding DUF5071 domain-containing protein has protein sequence MQIVPRHKGDDQACNNLRAAPDEEVILHLDALLECLQDINWPIAGPVSERLACLGVELVEPVFRILKGDDEVWKYWIVSHFLYQVKFEVLARLRFLLHSMRAHPSRAEVEEEVHDVVCALLQNRRHG, from the coding sequence ATGCAGATAGTGCCAAGGCACAAGGGCGACGACCAAGCCTGCAATAACCTCAGGGCCGCGCCGGACGAGGAGGTCATCTTGCACCTCGATGCGCTGCTCGAGTGCCTGCAAGACATCAACTGGCCTATTGCCGGCCCGGTGTCGGAGCGGCTGGCCTGCCTGGGCGTCGAGTTGGTGGAACCGGTTTTTCGGATCCTCAAAGGCGACGACGAGGTGTGGAAGTACTGGATAGTGTCGCACTTTTTGTACCAGGTGAAGTTCGAGGTGCTGGCCCGGCTCAGGTTCCTGCTGCATTCGATGCGTGCCCACCCCAGTCGCGCCGAGGTTGAAGAAGAAGTGCACGATGTTGTCTGCGCCCTGTTGCAGAACCGGCGCCATGGCTAG
- a CDS encoding sugar O-acetyltransferase, giving the protein MTEQEKMLSGEYYDPSDAELVALRLKARLLTEKLNQTSVSEADERAAIIKTLFGATGSRIQVESTFQCDYGKNIFVGDNFFANFGCVILDVAAVRIGDNCFIAPQVGIYTASHPIDPVERVSGLEFGKPVTIGHNCWIGGHATINPGVTLGDNVVVASGAVVTKSFGDNLVIGGNPATVLKKI; this is encoded by the coding sequence ATGACCGAACAAGAAAAGATGCTTTCAGGGGAATATTATGACCCCAGTGATGCAGAGCTTGTTGCATTGCGCCTCAAAGCCCGGCTACTGACGGAAAAGCTAAATCAGACCAGCGTTAGCGAAGCCGACGAGAGAGCCGCGATTATCAAGACGCTGTTTGGTGCGACCGGGAGTCGTATCCAGGTTGAGTCAACCTTCCAATGTGACTATGGCAAAAACATCTTTGTTGGCGACAATTTTTTCGCCAATTTTGGCTGCGTCATTCTCGATGTAGCTGCGGTGCGGATAGGTGACAACTGCTTTATCGCACCGCAAGTAGGGATTTATACCGCGTCACACCCCATCGACCCCGTTGAACGAGTCAGCGGTTTGGAGTTCGGCAAGCCGGTCACCATAGGGCATAACTGTTGGATTGGTGGGCATGCCACCATTAACCCAGGGGTCACTCTAGGCGACAATGTCGTGGTCGCTTCGGGGGCTGTTGTTACCAAGAGCTTTGGTGACAACCTGGTCATAGGTGGCAACCCCGCTACCGTACTCAAGAAAATATAG
- a CDS encoding DUF3291 domain-containing protein, which produces MHLAQLNIAKARYSLDAPEIADFVDNLAPINALAEASDGFIWRLKDDSGDATAIEVMGDPDILVNMSVWDSVDALKNFMFRTHHRDFLRRKSEWFHPSAQDTYVLWWVPVGHIPTVEEAMARLEHLRDKGDTAYAFTFKSNFQPGDLVLAQHQAG; this is translated from the coding sequence ATGCACCTTGCACAGCTGAACATCGCCAAGGCCCGTTACAGCTTGGACGCCCCCGAGATTGCCGATTTCGTAGACAATCTGGCCCCCATCAATGCCCTGGCCGAAGCCAGTGACGGCTTTATTTGGCGTTTGAAAGATGACAGCGGCGACGCCACCGCCATAGAGGTGATGGGCGACCCGGACATCCTGGTCAACATGTCGGTCTGGGACAGCGTCGATGCCTTGAAAAATTTCATGTTCCGGACCCACCACCGGGATTTTCTGAGGCGAAAAAGCGAGTGGTTCCACCCGTCGGCGCAAGACACCTACGTGCTTTGGTGGGTGCCGGTGGGTCATATTCCCACTGTGGAAGAAGCCATGGCGAGGCTTGAGCACCTGCGGGACAAGGGGGACACCGCTTACGCCTTTACCTTTAAGAGTAATTTCCAGCCGGGCGACTTGGTCTTGGCTCAGCATCAGGCGGGTTAG
- a CDS encoding GNAT family N-acetyltransferase, whose amino-acid sequence MKAVLQGERVYLRSMTKADAAALFAIYGSEATMAFASDPAFSSLGMVYQMLESVARLESSGESLEWAIVEKARGKLIGTCGLHSFTPSRAECEVGCLLNQAYWGQGLMSEALRLLFGHAKTLGVCRLLADIDAPNHNSIRLFKGLGFEQAGPLYRLVLIDESLAAGQALPGGKAGAEGAGS is encoded by the coding sequence ATGAAGGCGGTATTGCAAGGCGAACGGGTGTACCTGCGGTCCATGACCAAGGCCGATGCGGCGGCGCTGTTCGCCATTTATGGCAGCGAAGCCACCATGGCTTTTGCCTCAGATCCGGCCTTTAGCTCCCTGGGTATGGTCTACCAGATGCTTGAGAGCGTAGCCCGGCTGGAAAGCAGCGGTGAGTCTTTGGAGTGGGCTATTGTCGAGAAGGCCAGGGGCAAGCTCATTGGGACCTGCGGCCTGCACAGCTTTACCCCGTCCCGGGCCGAGTGTGAGGTCGGCTGCCTGCTGAACCAGGCCTATTGGGGCCAGGGCTTGATGTCCGAGGCCTTAAGATTGTTGTTTGGCCATGCCAAGACCCTGGGCGTCTGCCGGCTGTTGGCCGATATCGACGCGCCCAACCACAATTCCATCCGGCTGTTCAAAGGCCTTGGCTTTGAGCAAGCAGGCCCTCTTTATCGCCTGGTGTTGATTGATGAGTCCCTGGCGGCCGGGCAGGCGCTCCCCGGCGGCAAGGCGGGGGCTGAGGGCGCCGGGAGTTGA
- a CDS encoding alpha/beta fold hydrolase: MQLNQIRKGSGNYLVLVHGALTDGAMWLPHMAYLAAHFEVVSISLRHFERPEEGSFGLNSHADDLGKVISALLEEKPVSVVAWSYGADVVLNMLAKQAMPLAKVFLYEPGYPGCVKEEAMGAWLEDANAIFGAVFEHFGHGHLEQAVEALIDGTGNRPGYFQAQPDDVKALQLSKAFTLAQQLHQQEQPQLDPQRVAQIETPIILGHGSATRDMFKLVTRHTAATSERFQLLEAAGQGHMLPQADPEAFSRMVVEALAAPAQEGCKAPI, encoded by the coding sequence ATGCAATTGAATCAGATAAGAAAAGGCAGCGGAAACTACCTGGTATTAGTGCATGGCGCACTGACGGATGGTGCCATGTGGCTGCCCCATATGGCGTACTTGGCTGCCCACTTCGAGGTTGTGTCCATAAGCTTGCGCCATTTCGAACGGCCCGAAGAGGGAAGTTTTGGCTTAAACAGCCATGCCGACGACCTTGGCAAGGTTATAAGTGCGCTGCTTGAGGAGAAGCCGGTCAGCGTAGTGGCTTGGTCCTATGGTGCTGATGTGGTGCTCAACATGCTGGCAAAGCAGGCCATGCCCCTGGCAAAGGTGTTTCTTTATGAACCCGGCTATCCTGGCTGCGTCAAGGAAGAGGCAATGGGGGCCTGGCTGGAGGATGCCAATGCCATCTTTGGCGCTGTCTTCGAGCACTTTGGGCATGGACACCTGGAGCAGGCTGTCGAAGCCCTGATCGACGGCACAGGAAACAGGCCGGGGTATTTTCAAGCCCAGCCTGACGATGTCAAAGCTTTGCAACTGTCAAAGGCCTTTACCTTGGCCCAGCAACTGCACCAGCAGGAACAGCCACAACTTGACCCTCAACGGGTTGCCCAGATCGAGACTCCCATCATCTTGGGGCATGGCAGTGCCACCAGGGACATGTTCAAGTTGGTGACAAGGCATACTGCGGCAACATCAGAGCGGTTCCAGCTGCTCGAGGCGGCAGGGCAGGGGCATATGCTCCCCCAGGCAGACCCTGAGGCTTTTTCCCGTATGGTGGTTGAGGCGCTTGCGGCCCCCGCCCAAGAAGGCTGCAAGGCCCCAATCTAG
- a CDS encoding glutathione S-transferase family protein: protein MKIYGDIQSGNCYKVKLLCALLGIEHQWVPVDILAGDTAAAEFLSKNPNGKIPLLELDDGRCLSESNAILNYLAYGSELLPTDPFLLAKVQQWQFFEQYSHEPFIAVARFIAKYLGLPEERRADFESKQQGGHKALTVMETQLGKTPYLTGDKLTTADIALYGYTHVAHEGGFDLSHYPAIQSWLGSIAGHPGYIAMA from the coding sequence ATGAAGATATACGGCGATATACAGTCTGGGAATTGCTACAAGGTGAAGTTGCTTTGCGCCTTGTTGGGGATTGAGCACCAGTGGGTGCCTGTCGATATCCTGGCCGGCGACACGGCGGCCGCTGAATTTTTGAGCAAGAACCCCAACGGTAAAATTCCGTTGCTCGAGTTGGACGACGGCCGCTGTCTTTCGGAGTCCAACGCCATCCTAAACTATCTGGCTTACGGCAGTGAGCTGCTGCCCACAGACCCGTTCTTGCTGGCAAAGGTGCAGCAATGGCAGTTCTTCGAACAATACAGCCACGAACCCTTTATTGCCGTTGCGCGTTTTATTGCCAAGTACCTTGGCTTGCCAGAGGAACGCCGCGCTGATTTCGAATCCAAGCAGCAGGGTGGGCATAAGGCCTTGACGGTGATGGAGACGCAGCTTGGGAAAACCCCTTACTTAACCGGGGACAAGCTGACCACGGCTGATATCGCCCTGTATGGCTACACCCATGTCGCCCATGAGGGTGGATTCGATCTCTCCCACTATCCTGCCATTCAGTCCTGGCTTGGCAGCATCGCTGGCCACCCCGGATATATCGCCATGGCATGA
- a CDS encoding DUF1993 family protein, protein MSAVKMQSYRDLFLSRLDVLSAVLDMAAGHFKEEQDNILGYRLIEDMLPFGTQIAYTCNQPRNFALWCQGKGMDNLSPEVGTVAQARDIINETKGLLVKAELDDSKLQEIKRVDLADGQYLALSGPEYVEDFLLPNLYFHLVAAYSIMRMKGVPLSKVNYMQYLVPKLQA, encoded by the coding sequence ATGTCAGCAGTAAAGATGCAATCCTACCGAGACCTCTTCCTTTCGAGGCTGGATGTGTTGTCAGCCGTTTTGGATATGGCTGCCGGTCACTTTAAAGAGGAACAGGACAATATCCTTGGTTATCGGTTGATCGAGGATATGCTGCCTTTCGGTACCCAAATCGCTTATACCTGCAACCAGCCCAGGAATTTCGCTCTATGGTGCCAGGGCAAGGGGATGGACAATTTATCTCCCGAGGTCGGTACCGTGGCGCAGGCCAGAGACATCATCAACGAGACCAAGGGGCTGTTGGTGAAAGCCGAACTGGATGACAGCAAACTGCAAGAGATAAAGCGAGTTGATTTGGCCGATGGTCAATATTTGGCCTTGTCTGGCCCGGAGTACGTGGAAGACTTCCTGCTACCCAACCTGTACTTTCACCTGGTTGCTGCCTACAGCATCATGAGGATGAAGGGAGTCCCCCTGAGCAAAGTGAATTACATGCAGTATTTGGTCCCTAAACTGCAAGCCTGA